In Maridesulfovibrio frigidus DSM 17176, a genomic segment contains:
- a CDS encoding acyl-CoA thioesterase — MPIKKEFPTPDAWLDHSVSYGETDAMGVVYYAEYLHFFERARSLYIRERGMSYSVVEEKGIFLPVREASCKYRTPAHYDDMLNIHVGIREWKRASMIFVYDIYKDDRTTFVASGFTEHACVNSDGRPVRVPEWLREIF, encoded by the coding sequence ATGCCAATAAAAAAAGAATTTCCTACCCCAGATGCGTGGCTTGACCATAGTGTTTCCTATGGTGAAACTGACGCAATGGGAGTAGTTTACTACGCTGAATATTTGCACTTTTTTGAAAGAGCGCGCAGTTTATACATTCGCGAAAGAGGCATGAGCTATTCTGTTGTGGAGGAAAAAGGAATTTTCCTGCCAGTCAGAGAGGCTTCATGCAAATATCGAACTCCAGCCCACTATGACGACATGTTAAATATTCATGTAGGTATTAGAGAATGGAAAAGAGCTTCGATGATATTTGTGTATGACATCTACAAAGATGACCGGACCACTTTTGTTGCCAGCGGGTTCACTGAGCATGCTTGCGTAAATTCAGATGGGCGTCCGGTTAGAGTTCCAGAATGGCTTAGAGAGATTTTTTAA
- a CDS encoding amidohydrolase family protein: MYYDVHTHAFHPKISDKVLTQLNNHYGIKPVGTGLVEDLLRRADKAGLDKVIIHTAATEPAQVIPANNWSIDLQKNDSRVMAFGTMHPDFEDPEKEFARLEKNGIKGLKFHPDFQGFFMDEPKFYKILEMIQGRFITMFHVGDKLPPEKNPSCPIKLKGILQNFPKLTAVAAHMGGYQHWKWSAEYLAGSNVYMDTSSAIPFMDDKVLHEIMKKHPREKILFGSDYPLFDPGESIKELQYKLKLTDTELEFHLSAADNMLN; the protein is encoded by the coding sequence ATGTACTACGACGTTCACACCCACGCATTTCATCCTAAAATTTCTGACAAAGTATTAACCCAGCTTAATAACCATTACGGAATAAAGCCTGTCGGAACGGGACTAGTTGAAGACTTGCTGAGGCGAGCAGATAAAGCGGGTCTCGATAAAGTAATCATTCATACTGCAGCAACCGAACCTGCGCAGGTTATACCAGCAAATAACTGGTCTATTGATCTGCAAAAAAACGATTCTCGCGTCATGGCTTTCGGAACAATGCATCCTGATTTCGAAGATCCTGAGAAAGAATTTGCGCGTCTTGAAAAAAATGGGATTAAAGGATTAAAATTTCACCCTGACTTTCAGGGCTTTTTCATGGATGAACCTAAATTCTATAAAATTCTTGAAATGATTCAAGGAAGATTCATCACGATGTTCCATGTGGGAGATAAACTTCCCCCTGAAAAAAATCCATCATGCCCTATCAAGCTAAAAGGCATACTACAAAATTTTCCAAAACTTACAGCAGTTGCAGCCCATATGGGTGGATATCAACACTGGAAATGGTCTGCAGAATATCTAGCTGGAAGCAACGTTTACATGGATACTTCAAGCGCAATTCCATTCATGGACGATAAAGTCCTTCATGAAATAATGAAAAAACACCCGCGCGAAAAAATCCTTTTCGGCAGCGATTATCCGCTTTTTGATCCAGGTGAATCAATTAAAGAACTTCAGTACAAGCTGAAACTTACCGACACAGAGCTTGAATTCCACCTAAGCGCAGCAGATAATATGCTGAACTAA
- a CDS encoding cofactor-independent phosphoglycerate mutase, which yields MKLLFLIADGMGGWPIKELGNKTTMEAAHTPNMDMLAKKGIVGRCRTVPATMPPGSDVANMSLLGFDPEKFHTGRGPIEAAAQGLKLNPDDLVWRLNLVNLSDISADGTMYDYSAGHISTDKSVPLVEMLQKELGNDEFTFYPGIQYRHLLVHKGGAKKLESKLAINPPHDITDKPISADIEEYGKSPLMTKLLQDSAKLLKNNGTKAVSIWPWGQGTPLLLTNFEEKYSMKGAVISAVDLIKGLGRASGLEVLEVEGATGLVDTNYAGKVEATLKFLEHGDFAFVHLEGPDESGHMGSVEDKVKSIERFDAQIVGPLLKKYPVDQASYLITCDHFTPIETKTHDAAPVPFILASKKCNGSTGLDSFSEKNAKSTGVIQDKGYELMQWVIDLTS from the coding sequence GCTTTTTCTGATAGCTGACGGCATGGGCGGATGGCCCATCAAGGAACTCGGCAACAAAACCACAATGGAAGCTGCGCATACACCTAATATGGATATGCTTGCTAAAAAAGGCATTGTCGGAAGATGTAGAACAGTTCCCGCAACTATGCCTCCGGGATCTGATGTTGCGAACATGTCTCTTTTGGGATTTGACCCTGAAAAATTTCATACAGGGCGCGGACCTATTGAAGCGGCAGCGCAAGGTCTTAAACTGAATCCTGACGATTTGGTATGGCGTCTTAATCTAGTAAATCTGTCTGATATCAGCGCAGACGGAACTATGTATGATTATTCAGCAGGTCATATTTCAACTGATAAGTCAGTGCCTTTGGTCGAAATGCTTCAGAAAGAGCTTGGCAATGATGAATTCACATTCTACCCCGGAATTCAGTATAGACACTTGCTTGTCCACAAAGGCGGAGCTAAAAAGCTTGAAAGCAAGCTTGCGATAAATCCACCCCACGATATTACTGACAAGCCCATCAGCGCAGACATTGAAGAATATGGCAAAAGCCCGCTAATGACCAAACTTTTGCAGGACTCAGCCAAGCTTCTGAAAAACAACGGAACCAAAGCTGTCAGCATTTGGCCTTGGGGACAAGGAACGCCTCTGCTTCTGACTAATTTCGAAGAGAAGTATTCCATGAAAGGAGCTGTCATATCCGCTGTTGATCTCATTAAGGGACTCGGTAGAGCTTCCGGCCTTGAGGTTCTCGAAGTTGAGGGTGCAACAGGACTGGTCGACACCAACTATGCAGGAAAGGTGGAAGCAACTCTTAAGTTCTTAGAACATGGAGACTTTGCGTTTGTTCACTTAGAAGGCCCTGATGAGTCAGGACACATGGGAAGTGTAGAAGATAAAGTTAAGTCCATTGAAAGGTTCGATGCTCAAATCGTCGGGCCATTACTTAAGAAATATCCTGTGGATCAGGCATCATATTTGATTACCTGCGACCACTTCACTCCCATCGAAACGAAAACTCATGACGCAGCCCCTGTGCCATTTATACTTGCAAGTAAAAAGTGCAACGGCAGCACAGGTCTGGATTCATTTTCAGAAAAGAATGCTAAATCTACGGGTGTAATTCAGGATAAAGGGTATGAACTCATGCAATGGGTTATTGACCTTACCAGCTAA